The genomic region TATTTCCTGAAGTTTATCAGGATTTCTCTTGTATATTGCTGAGAAGTTATTTTCTATTTTTACTCCTTCTGAATTTTCTATAGGTTTTATTATTCTTACTTCATCTAAATAGTTTATATTTATAAAGTAAGGATTTTGTGTGGACATTATTATATGAATAGAATTCTCTTTAGCAAATGTTTTTAAAAAGTCCCTCAATTCCTTTATTAAAGGCACAGATAAATGAAGTTCTGGCTCATCAATAATAATGATATCTCCTTTCTTTAATTCATTAGGATTTATTGTATTGAAAAATAAAGAAAAAAACCATTGAAAACCGTCTGATTCATTATCAAGATTTGTAAGTCCGTTTTTACTTTTAAAATATATTTTTATATAGTCAGTTTCTAATCTTATCTTAAAAATATATTCGTTATTTGACTTGTACAATTCATTAAATTTTGTAGATATGGTCTCCTTTAATAAATTATTAATTTCATCTTCTTTTTGAGTTAAAT from Brachyspira sp. SAP_772 harbors:
- a CDS encoding AAA family ATPase, whose translation is KESLFLKSLFKSTGNKDIYNELINNYDRISSDTSYLTQKEDEINNLLKETISTKFNELYKSNNEYIFKIRLETDYIKIYFKSKNGLTNLDNESDGFQWFFSLFFNTINPNELKKGDIIIIDEPELHLSVPLIKELRDFLKTFAKENSIHIIMSTQNPYFININYLDEVRIIKPIENSEGVKIENNFSAIYKRNPDKLQEI